One genomic window of Manduca sexta isolate Smith_Timp_Sample1 chromosome 4, JHU_Msex_v1.0, whole genome shotgun sequence includes the following:
- the LOC119190527 gene encoding complement factor D-like has protein sequence MLESARMWLRSGIFVCFWGLACCKLDSTADNDSADADLDDSSEHIGAGITQIQHRPYAGSLLKNNTYVCSTVILNSYWLITLSKCFDSDIISSHVSHKNLANFSVRVGSSYNNKGGSLYKIKMLINNFDLKVSAVKLEAPLEFGSRVQAAQLAKPDEEVELGYLASMIAWTPTSHIRVVNAPIIEASICDDNTKLLPGHYICVGGVQDLNRHFCRQDNGGAVIQNETLIAISSFLQPCAVYTKTHAFPKVSSFARWLDSVIWDEGNRPITTAAPTTTQTTKPPNTTESSTGLNPYFADPSKFLLTLPFDPINVPLEPAEDNSVIPRMSLYESYLQNMARAKTSTTHDPNAEDERREWLKKFGKKMPIFMPKKYAQYDYS, from the exons ATGCTGGAAAGTGCAAGAATGTGGTTGAGATCTGGAATCTTTGTGTGCTTCTGGGGGCTGGCCTGCTGCAAGCTGGATAGCACGGCTGATAATGATTCTG CCGACGCTGACCTCGACGACAGCAGCGAACACATAGGCGCAGGGATCACGCAAATCCAGCACCGGCCGTACGCGGGTTCGCTTCTCAAGAACAACACCTACGTTTGCAGTACAGTCATACTCAACTCCTACTGGCTCATCACGCTGTCCAAGTGCTTTGATTC AGACATAATATCGTCGCACGTGAGCCACAAAAACCTCGCCAATTTCTCCGTTAGAGTGGGCAGCTCATACAACAATAAGGGCGGGTCGTTGTATAAG atcaaaatgttaataaacaaCTTCGATCTAAAAGTGTCAGCGGTGAAGTTGGAAGCTCCTTTAGAGTTCGGCTCGCGAGTCCAAGCGGCACAATTGGCAAAACCTGACGAAGAAGTGGAGCTTGGCTATCTAGCGTCGATGATTGCCTGGACTCCTACTTCG CATATTCGAGTGGTGAACGCGCCCATCATCGAAGCTTCGATCTGTGACGACAACACCAAGCTTCTACCAGGACACTATATCTGCGTGGGAGGTGTTCAAGACCTTAATCGTCACTTTTGTAGG CAAGACAACGGCGGAGCAGTAATTCAAAACGAAACACTGATCGCGATATCATCGTTCCTCCAACCATGCGCAGTCTACACAAAAACCCACGCCTTCCCCAAAGTTTCCAGTTTCGCCAGATGGTTAGACTCGGTGATATGGGATGAAGGGAACCGGCCAATCACCACCGCAGCACCAACCACCACACAAACCACCAAACCACCTAACACCACAGAGAGTTCTACAGGCCTTAACCCATATTTTGCTGATCCTAGCAAATTTCTGCTTACTCTACCATTCGATCCTATCAACGTGCCATTGGAACCGGCAGAAGATAATTCTGTGATACCAAGAATGAGTTTATACGAATCGTATTTGCAGAATATGGCCAGAGCGAAGACTTCAACAACCCATGACCCGAATGCCGAAGACGAGAGACGGGAATGGTTGAAGAAATTCGGGAAGAAGATGCCAATTTTCATGCCAAAGAAGTATGCGCAGTATgattatagttaa